The following DNA comes from Enterocloster bolteae.
GCCTGACTTCATTAAGTGATGGCATTGGGGAGTTGACGGCTGATGGTATGAACTTTACTGCGACCGATGCTGCAGGGAATCCAATCAGGGGCATCATTACAGCAGACGGCCAGGCAGCAACCGTCACTTTTACAGATTCCACTTGGGATTATCTGCAAAACGGTTCTGCTTTCCAGTACACAAAATCATCTGATACTTCAAATATCTGGAATGAATAGACCGCTTATCGGGGATTGGGTTAAGTGATTACGAATGAGATGAAGATAATCTCTATAGTCTTGAATCTATGGTAAAGAACACATAGAACGCGGTAAAAATAAAAAGGGATACAGCGTCACAATCGTATAATGGAAAAGAATTTTTACAAAATGAACTGTGAAAATCGTAATTTATCTGGGGGTGCTTCATATGAAACGCTATGAAATTTATAAGCATATCGGTAATCTATCCCCATTAAATAATGGGTGGATAAAAGAACTAAATTTGATTTCGTGGGACAATAAAGAGCCTGTTTATGATATACGAACATGGAATAGCGAACATACGGAGTACGGAAAAGGGGTAACAATTACAGCGGGACAGATGGTCGTTTTAAAAAATCTGCTTAATGAAATGTCAATATTCTGATTTCCACCAGGATGATTCCTACAATTACATCGCCACCAGTACCCAGAAATAATATAGGCTGCTCTCCTATCCTACCGAGGGCGGCCTGTATTTATTTCCCCATTCTCTAATGACAAAAGAACTTACTTCTGCAGCAGGAAGGAAACGTGGACGGATTAGGCGGTGTATGATAATATAAAAGTAATATTGAAACCAGCGAGGCAAATAAATGGATGAGTTCCAGTCAATGGTTGAAGAAACCAAAGCCCTTGTACAAAAGGAAATAAAAAATAAAGACAATCGCCCTGACTTTATTTTGGAGAAGCAGCTATATTTAATTTTAGAAGAATTGGATAAAATGG
Coding sequences within:
- a CDS encoding YdbC family protein, with product MKRYEIYKHIGNLSPLNNGWIKELNLISWDNKEPVYDIRTWNSEHTEYGKGVTITAGQMVVLKNLLNEMSIF